In a genomic window of Malaclemys terrapin pileata isolate rMalTer1 chromosome 17, rMalTer1.hap1, whole genome shotgun sequence:
- the SWI5 gene encoding DNA repair protein SWI5 homolog: protein MQSGNEAYVDSRPSGPQAALDNHEQGPPLCREWEQSPGLRGRSGPSPRPFLRRTPTGILRNCNAGFKSPIQSPRSCQSDGVNKEALQREVEELKQEDLALDQEIAQLLAEGYSLEELEKHISLLHEYNDIKDTGQMLLGKLATIRGVTTKELYPKFDLELTD, encoded by the exons ATGCAAAGTGGCAACGAGGCCTATGTTGATTCCAGGCCCTCTGGCCCGCAGGCAGCGCTGGATAACCACGAGCAGGGACCCCCACTCTGCAGGGagtgggagcagagcccagggctccGAGGGAGGAGCGGGCCGTCACCTAGGCCTTTCCTGAGGAG GACACCAACTGGAATCCTGAGAAATTGCAATGCAGGTTTCAAATCTCCA ATCCAGTCTCCAAGGTCCTGTCAATCAGATGGAGTCAATAAGGAAGCCCTACAGCGTGAAGTTGAAGAACTGAAACAGGAGGATCTTGCTCTGGATCAGGAAATTGCACAGTTGTTGGCTGA AGGTTACAGCCTGGAGGAACTGGAGAAACACATCTCTTTGCTCCATGAGTACAATGATATTAAAGACACTGGACAGATGCTGCTGGGCAAGCTGG CAACAATTAGAGGGGTCACCACAAAGGAGCTGTACCCCAAATTTGATCTGGAACTTACTGACTAG